In Brachyhypopomus gauderio isolate BG-103 chromosome 2, BGAUD_0.2, whole genome shotgun sequence, the DNA window GTTGACACTCGCCATACACCTTAGAGAAAATCCTAATTTTCGTGTTTGTAAAAGGTTGCTCAGGTTCTCACTATAGTTTCTATAGTTTATTTCTTctattatttctttatttatataaatattcagTGTTGTGACTGACAGTGACCCCTGGTTTGTTTCTGCCTCCTGTATGTCTCTGCCACCGTGGGTGGGGGTTCTCTCAGGGGGTGAGGCAGGGGGCTATGTCGTTTAAGCTCCTCTCCACTACTGTTTGATTAACCATGATGAAGACCGAACCCCCATCCGGCGCCAACAGCAATGCTGGTGCACCAATCGGATCACGGAGCGCGTCCCCGCACCGAAACGCTTACGAGGCGGGAATCCAGGCCCTACAGCCAGCCAAAGATGGCAGCACCACCAACGGGGAGGACAGCAAGGAGGGGAAATCGCGAGTCCTGGGTCGCGGCCGCCGGTACGGTTCCAACGTCCACCGCATCAAGAACATGTTCATGCAGATGGGCTCTCCCGGGGACGAAGAGGAGTCGTTGAAGGTGAAGGACCAGGCTGTGCGGCTGTCCCTGCCCCGAGCGAGCAGCCTGAATGAGAACGTGGACCACAGCGCGCTGCTCAAGCTCGGCGCTACCGTCTCTGAGCGCGTCAGCCGCTTCGACGGCAGGGGCGAGGGCAGTTCGATCCGCGGACCCTCCACCGGCTACTCCAAGCTGCAGGAGACACGGAAGATCTTTGAGCAGCGCACCTTGCAAGAGAAGCAGGCCGCCACCAACCGCATCTTGCTGAAGAAGGAACGCGCCTCGGGCTTCCAGGACAGCCGTCTGGATGTGGTGGCAAGGTTCAACGGCAGCACGGAGGCCCTGGACAGGCTGGACGCCGAGGCCGGTCCTGCGGAGGCCGTGTCCCCTACTGTCAGTCAGCTGAGCGCCGTCTTCGAGAAGGCCGAGCTGCGCAACAGTTTCGGCCGGCCGTCGTCGACCTCGCCGCTGCCCTCTCGTGGTGCTGGTTCCACCCCAGGGAGGGTGGGTGGTGCCAGCTCGAAATTCATCCCCAAAAAGGTGCGAACTCTCCCCCAGGCGGGGAGCCAAGAGAAACCTGATGGACAGGAGGCTGCTCCGGGAAGTCCCAGGAGGACGGGTTGCCAAGCCGATGCCCCCGGGAACAAACCACCGGTGGGCGCCTCATCCGGTCCCCCTACGGAGCTGGAGAAAGAGTGGCCAAAGGAGCCTTGGGAGACCTCTGACCCCAACGAGGCGGAGGAGCCCAAACCAGGAGAATGTGACGCCTCCGGCCCTGGTGGCCAGGATGCAGGCAGCAGGCTGGTGCGCGCGGAGGTCCACGCCTCGCTGGAGAACGGGGACACGGACGGCGGCTGTGAGGATGTCAAGCAGAAGGACGAGGGCAGGTCAGCCTCGGGAGACGCCTGCCTCCAAGGGGAGGAAGCAGCCGAGGAAGACTCCCATAAGGAGGATTACTCCGAGGCCGACCTTGTGGACATCAGCGCCTACAGTGGCATCGGCGAGGATTCCGGCGGGAGTCAGCTGGACGAGGATGAGGAGGCAGACGATGACGAAGCCTACGAACCCGAGTCCAGCTGTACAGAAATCCCGGGGCTGCCAAACGAGGACGAGACTCCGCCCAGCCGGAAGATTCGCTTCAGCACGGGGCCCATAAAGGTGAGCGCCTGAAACCAAATCACAGCTTGAACGAAGAACACTTTAACCAAAGGTTTACTGCAGCGATTCATTtgatagtagtaatagtaatagtaggaGTTTACCCTCTGGGTTAATGAAAGCACACAGTGCAGCCTATCAACCAGCAGGAAAGACTTTCAGGTAATAAGTTGTGCAGACCAGAAAATCTGTGCTCACATTTAATGCTAGATTTTTGTGCTGACTGATCGCAAATATTTCTGCATTTCAAACTAGTGTTCCTGCTTCTTGATTCATCAGAGGCGTTTCCAGGGTGTTCCATGGTGTGTTGAAATCTGAGCTGAAACAGTTTTGTCAAGATCAGCCCAAATGCTTTGTGTATCAGTCATTTAGTATTTTAAGCCTGCATCATAACCGTGTCATACATGAACTACATTGTTGTTAACATCTGTGCCGTCTGTGACAGTTTTAAGGTTCAAAGGACAGTGTGTGGATAAAATTCCATTGCTGCAATGTACACCAAAGCAGCCCTGTACCAGCCCTGTACATAAGGTACATCAGAGCCAATATGCCCA includes these proteins:
- the ppp1r9ba gene encoding neurabin-2 gives rise to the protein MMKTEPPSGANSNAGAPIGSRSASPHRNAYEAGIQALQPAKDGSTTNGEDSKEGKSRVLGRGRRYGSNVHRIKNMFMQMGSPGDEEESLKVKDQAVRLSLPRASSLNENVDHSALLKLGATVSERVSRFDGRGEGSSIRGPSTGYSKLQETRKIFEQRTLQEKQAATNRILLKKERASGFQDSRLDVVARFNGSTEALDRLDAEAGPAEAVSPTVSQLSAVFEKAELRNSFGRPSSTSPLPSRGAGSTPGRVGGASSKFIPKKVRTLPQAGSQEKPDGQEAAPGSPRRTGCQADAPGNKPPVGASSGPPTELEKEWPKEPWETSDPNEAEEPKPGECDASGPGGQDAGSRLVRAEVHASLENGDTDGGCEDVKQKDEGRSASGDACLQGEEAAEEDSHKEDYSEADLVDISAYSGIGEDSGGSQLDEDEEADDDEAYEPESSCTEIPGLPNEDETPPSRKIRFSTGPIKVFTTYSNEDYDRRNDDVDPMAASAEYELEKRVERLDLFPVELEKDGDGLGISIIGMGAGADMGLEKLGIFVKTVTEGGAAHRDGRIMVNDLIVEVDGTSLVGVTQNFAASVLRNTSGTVKFIIGREKPGEQSEVAQLIQQTLEQERWQREMMEQRYNQYMEEDEETGEYGTDEDEEMSPMFPNAIEVFDLAENEDMLSPAEVDPEKLAHKFKELQIKHAVTQAEIHQLKRKLAHAEQEKLRWRVEKAQLEQSVRESKERMEKLEGYWMEAQSLCQAVDEHLKETQAQYQTLERKYSKAKRLIKEYQQKEIEFQKRESAQRQAEEESEAGHKEETDSLQEKITDLETKVGALKTSEPS